The proteins below are encoded in one region of Plutella xylostella chromosome Z, ilPluXylo3.1, whole genome shotgun sequence:
- the LOC105386055 gene encoding ubiquitin carboxyl-terminal hydrolase isozyme L5, whose translation MPGNWCLIESDPGVFTQLIKAYGCKGVQVEELWSIDDGIFENLRPVHGLIFLFKWVQDEEPSGPVVTDNRLKSIYFAKQVINNACASQAVISILMNCHHPDLQLGEDLETLKEFSMQLDPSMRGLALSNSTTVRAAHNSMARQALFEFDPKVNAKDDEVYHFVSYMPIEGRLYELDGLRDGPIDLGPVAGSQDWLDVVRPIIMRRMNRFTEGEIHFNLMAIVSNRKMIYERQLDELLNESQMLSMESDELENEIPRLRMLIEFEDVKQARYEQEMARRKHNYIPFIIELLKILAEERKLMPLYERAKERASEKSAKKMKT comes from the exons ATGCCAGGAAATTGGTGTCTCATCGAGAGTGACCCGGGAGTCTTTACACAGCTCATTAAGGCCTATG GTTGTAAAGGAGTACAGGTGGAGGAGCTCTGGAGTATTGATGATGGGATTTTCGAAAAtttaag GCCAGTTCACGGGCTGATCTTCCTCTTCAAATGGGTTCAAGACGAGGAGCCGTCCGGTCCGGTGGTCACAGACAACAGACTCAAAAGCATATACTTTGCTAAACAG GTGATAAACAACGCCTGTGCCAGCCAGGCGGTGATCAGCATCTTGATGAACTGCCACCACCCGGACCTTCAGCTCGGTGAAGACCTGGAGACCCTCAAGGAGTTCAGCATGCAACTGGACCCGTCCATGCGAGGCCTAGCCCTCAGCAACTCGACCACGGTGCGCGCCGCACACAACTCCATGGCTAGACAGGCCCTCTTCGAATTTGACCCCAAAGTGAACGCTAAA GACGACGAAGTGTACCACTTTGTGAGCTACATGCCGATAGAGGGTCGTCTGTACGAGTTGGATGGTTTGCGCGACGGGCCGATCGACCTTGGCCCCGTGGCCGGCAGCCAGGACTGGCTGGATGTGGTCCGCCCGATCATCATGAGGAGAATGAACAG GTTCACCGAGGGCGAGATCCATTTCAACCTGATGGCGATCGTGTCGAACCGCAAGATGATCTACGAGCGGCAACTGGACGAGTTGCTCAACGAATCGCAGATGTTGTCCATGGAGTCGGACGAGTTGGAGAACGAGATACCGAGGCTAAG GATGCTGATAGAATTCGAAGACGTGAAACAGGCCCGCTACGAACAAGAGATGGCTCGCAG GAAACACAACTATATACCATTCATAATAGAACTTCTAAAAATTCTGGCCGAGGAAAGAAAGCTGATGCCACTGTACGAAAGGGCAAAGGAGCGGGCAAGCGAAAAATCCGCCAAGAAAATGAAGACCTAG